A stretch of the Danio rerio strain Tuebingen ecotype United States chromosome 18, GRCz12tu, whole genome shotgun sequence genome encodes the following:
- the LOC101882592 gene encoding zinc finger MYM-type protein 1, producing the protein MRCFQTYRDSGDFDPVAVREAGAFAMLLENQDFNFFLRLFHNIMPHVDILYAKLQKKDIDSVHIRGSIQQFQQDIQKIRNSLHSLVDQCSEGGFQQKRRRSLSPEVHEQIAAEVCDTILTHTLERFSFTDHLVSATLLQADRFEQYTVAFPEDALSRTLKAYSVLDGSKLKTELSLIYSKDEFRACCGALDLLQLFMENNLEEVFSETVTFLKILVTMPMTTAEAERCFSTLKRIKTFLRNSMTQERLNALAMLSIEKRLVTEMTDFNQKVIEKFASQKERRAKFIFK; encoded by the exons ATGCGCTGTTTTCAAACATATCGAGACTCGGGGGACTTTGACCCTGTTGCTGTCAGAGAGGCAGGAGCCTTTGCCATGCTGCTGGAGAATCaggattttaattttttcttgCGACTTTTCCACAACATCATGCCACATGTGGACATCCTTTATGCCAAACTCCAGAAGAAGGACATCGATTCAGTCCACATCAGGGGGAGCATCCAGCAATTCCAGCAGGACATACAGAAGATCAg AAATTCTCTCCATTCCCTGGTTGACCAATGCAGTGAAGGTGGTTTTCAACAGAAGAGGCGGCGGTccctcagtccagaggttcatgaACAGATAGCAGCAGAa GTCTGTGATaccatactcacacacacactggagcggTTCTCCTTCACAGACCACCTCGTTAGTGCCACATTGCTGCAGGCAGACAGGTTTGAGCAGTATACAGTAGCTTTTCCAGAAGATGCACTTAGCAGGACTCTGAAAGCCTATTCTGTGCTCGATGGAAGTAAGCTAAAGACAGAGCTCAGTCTCATCTACTCCAAGGATGAGTTCAGAGCCTGTTGTGGTGCTTTGGACCTACTCCAGCTGTTTATGGAGAACAATCTTGAGGAAGTCTTTTCAGAGACTGTAACTTTCCTAAAGATTCTGGTAACTATGCCTATGACCACAGCAGAAGCTGAGAGGTGCTTCTCAACTTTGAAAAGAATAAAAACTTTTCTGAGAAACAGCATGACCCAAGAGAGGCTGAATGCATTGGCCATGCTGTCAATAGAGAAGAGACTAGTGACTGAGATGACTGACTTCAACCAAAAGGTCATTGAGAAATTTGCAAGCCAGAAAGAAAGGAgagcaaaatttattttcaagTAG